A genomic region of Roseateles amylovorans contains the following coding sequences:
- a CDS encoding glycine betaine ABC transporter substrate-binding protein: MSAPRDVPADTARAADREATTGLPSGAPLRIGVIDLSFHAASSGVVAALLRRDGIPFEFRHAPHEALFGLLANDEIDLAISAWLPGSHGAYIQPFEDQLVKLGVLYQPYAIWGVPDEVPVQEVEAVADLLKPAVVARMRKTIQGIGPGAGISRFSREIMDAYRLGEVGYEFRNGSLQDCVGAFESAVQAQQWVVVPLWHPQFLHNRHRIRALREPLGLLRGQDEATLVLRRSALSRVPARTLNWMRRISLGNAVVAALDDQISRGGLTPEGAAADWMARHPEIVASWEAQEPPA, translated from the coding sequence GTGTCCGCACCGCGCGACGTGCCGGCTGACACCGCGCGCGCGGCGGACCGCGAGGCAACCACTGGTCTGCCCTCGGGGGCACCGTTGCGCATCGGGGTCATCGATCTGTCCTTCCACGCCGCCAGCAGCGGGGTGGTGGCGGCGCTGTTGCGCCGGGACGGCATTCCCTTCGAATTCCGTCACGCACCGCATGAAGCCTTGTTTGGCTTGCTGGCCAATGACGAGATCGATCTGGCGATCTCCGCCTGGCTGCCGGGCAGCCACGGCGCCTACATCCAACCCTTCGAGGATCAATTGGTCAAGCTGGGTGTGCTCTACCAACCGTACGCGATCTGGGGTGTGCCGGACGAGGTGCCGGTGCAGGAGGTCGAGGCCGTGGCCGACCTGCTCAAGCCCGCCGTGGTCGCGCGCATGCGCAAGACCATCCAGGGCATCGGGCCTGGTGCGGGGATCAGCCGGTTCTCACGGGAAATCATGGACGCCTACCGGTTGGGTGAGGTGGGCTATGAGTTTCGCAATGGCAGCCTTCAGGATTGCGTGGGCGCCTTCGAATCGGCGGTCCAGGCGCAGCAGTGGGTGGTGGTGCCGCTCTGGCATCCGCAGTTCCTGCACAACCGGCATCGCATTCGCGCACTGCGCGAGCCGCTGGGCCTGCTCAGAGGCCAGGACGAGGCCACGCTGGTGCTGCGCCGATCGGCCTTGTCGCGGGTGCCCGCCAGGACGCTGAACTGGATGCGTCGGATCTCGCTGGGCAATGCCGTGGTGGCGGCGCTGGACGATCAGATCAGTCGTGGCGGCCTCACGCCCGAAGGCGCCGCAGCGGACTGGATGGCGCGCCATCCGGAGATCGTGGCGTCTTGGGAGGCGCAGGAGCCTCCCGCTTGA
- a CDS encoding VOC family protein produces MQVQRIDHFTLRTPHLAQTLAFYESVVGLTPGPRPAFGFPGAWLYAQGRPILHLAELVPGANEALTRYLGDPAVRPGGGTVDHIALRCTDLPALEQRLRRLSVHYEARTVPALGEHQLFVIDPNEVRIEFIFDAAEPASWHTDAEGVSLTTSATAAKVGA; encoded by the coding sequence ATGCAGGTCCAACGCATTGATCATTTCACGCTGCGAACGCCGCATCTGGCGCAGACGCTGGCGTTCTACGAGTCCGTGGTCGGACTGACCCCCGGCCCTCGACCGGCCTTCGGCTTTCCCGGCGCCTGGCTCTATGCCCAGGGCCGTCCCATCCTGCATCTGGCCGAACTGGTCCCCGGTGCGAATGAGGCGCTGACCCGTTACCTCGGTGACCCGGCGGTGCGGCCCGGCGGTGGCACGGTGGACCACATCGCCCTGCGCTGCACCGATCTGCCGGCGCTGGAACAGCGGCTGCGACGCTTGTCCGTGCATTACGAGGCCCGCACCGTGCCCGCCTTGGGCGAGCACCAGTTGTTCGTGATCGACCCGAACGAGGTTCGAATCGAGTTCATCTTCGATGCCGCCGAGCCCGCGAGTTGGCACACCGATGCCGAAGGCGTTTCTCTGACGACGTCCGCAACTGCTGCAAAGGTTGGCGCATGA
- a CDS encoding TIGR00266 family protein has translation MGMDVVDYEIKGAEMQFVEVELDPGEAAIGEAGSMMFMDAGIGMDTVFGDGSASQGGFFGKLLGAGKRLVTGESLFTTIYTNQGQGKQRVAFAAPYPGKILPMDLAKLGGTLICQKDAFLCAARGVSLGIAIQQKLSTGFFGGEGFIMQKLEGNGLAFVHAGGTVVRRTLQPGQTLLVDTGCVVAYTPNVNFEIQYVGKIKTALFGGEGLFLAKMTGPGEVWLQSLPFSRLASRVFAAAPQRGGSREEGSMLGGFGAAGLLGGILGGDDE, from the coding sequence ATGGGCATGGATGTAGTCGACTACGAAATCAAGGGCGCCGAGATGCAGTTCGTCGAGGTCGAACTGGATCCTGGGGAAGCGGCCATCGGCGAAGCCGGGAGCATGATGTTCATGGATGCCGGCATCGGCATGGACACCGTGTTCGGCGATGGCTCGGCCAGCCAGGGCGGGTTCTTCGGCAAGCTGCTGGGCGCGGGCAAGCGGCTGGTGACAGGCGAATCGCTGTTCACCACCATTTACACCAACCAGGGGCAGGGCAAGCAGCGGGTCGCCTTTGCGGCACCGTATCCCGGCAAGATCTTGCCGATGGACCTGGCCAAGCTCGGCGGCACGCTGATCTGCCAGAAGGACGCGTTCCTGTGCGCGGCCCGCGGGGTGTCGCTGGGCATCGCCATCCAGCAGAAGCTGTCGACCGGCTTCTTCGGTGGTGAAGGTTTCATCATGCAGAAGCTCGAGGGAAATGGCCTCGCATTCGTGCATGCGGGCGGCACAGTGGTTCGTCGCACGCTGCAGCCGGGGCAGACCCTGCTGGTCGATACCGGTTGCGTGGTGGCGTATACCCCGAACGTGAATTTCGAGATCCAGTACGTGGGCAAGATCAAGACCGCGCTGTTCGGTGGCGAAGGCCTGTTCCTGGCCAAGATGACCGGTCCGGGCGAAGTCTGGCTGCAGAGCCTGCCGTTCTCGCGTCTGGCGTCCCGCGTGTTCGCTGCGGCGCCTCAGCGCGGCGGCTCCCGCGAGGAAGGCTCGATGCTGGGCGGATTCGGCGCTGCCGGCCTGCTTGGCGGCATCCTGGGCGGCGACGACGAGTAA
- a CDS encoding IclR family transcriptional regulator domain-containing protein yields the protein MPSDDSAPTLKPGDSYVQSFARGLSVIRAFGADAPRQTLTEVARRCGLTRAGARRILLTLQTLGYVRAEGRLFELTPKILDLGFAYLSSQPLWQFAEPLLQQLSSELKESCSIAVLEGSDIVFVLRMPTRKTMGMTLGVGSRLPAWCTAMGRVLLSALPNEEREAQLAKLPLKAYTSRTVRDQQELNVAIEQARQQQWCLVDQELEDGLIALAVPVTGRNGRVLAAINISTQASRTPPQILLEQGLPRLQETAQGLSRLLQIKG from the coding sequence ATGCCCAGCGACGACAGCGCTCCGACGCTCAAGCCCGGCGACAGCTATGTGCAATCCTTCGCACGTGGTTTGTCGGTCATTCGCGCCTTTGGCGCTGACGCCCCACGCCAGACGCTCACCGAGGTCGCCCGTCGCTGCGGCCTTACCCGCGCTGGCGCGCGACGCATCCTGCTGACCCTGCAGACGCTGGGCTACGTGCGCGCCGAGGGGCGCCTGTTCGAACTCACGCCCAAGATCCTGGATCTGGGATTTGCCTACCTCTCCTCCCAACCGCTGTGGCAGTTCGCGGAACCGCTGCTGCAGCAACTGTCCAGCGAACTCAAGGAATCCTGCTCGATCGCGGTGCTGGAAGGTTCGGACATCGTGTTTGTCCTGCGCATGCCCACCCGAAAAACCATGGGCATGACGCTGGGCGTGGGCAGCCGCCTGCCGGCCTGGTGCACCGCCATGGGCCGGGTGCTGCTGTCCGCGCTGCCCAACGAGGAGCGCGAGGCGCAACTGGCCAAGCTGCCGCTCAAGGCCTACACCAGCCGCACGGTGCGCGATCAGCAAGAACTGAACGTGGCCATCGAACAGGCTCGCCAGCAGCAGTGGTGCCTGGTCGACCAGGAGTTGGAAGACGGCCTGATCGCGCTGGCCGTTCCGGTGACCGGACGCAACGGTCGGGTGCTGGCGGCGATCAACATCAGCACCCAAGCCAGCCGCACCCCGCCGCAGATCCTGCTGGAGCAAGGGCTGCCACGGTTGCAGGAGACCGCACAGGGCCTGTCGCGGCTGCTGCAGATCAAGGGCTGA
- a CDS encoding RidA family protein, with amino-acid sequence MPISADPPTFASSTFNSAPSEGHGIAMRSPASGLPMERLAALGLQLPPPALPVGAYEPWQRVGTLITTSFQLPWQGDRLAFTGRLGETLSIMQGREAAVFCALQGMAQLASAADGDLNRIRLIRVDGHVGCVPGFRHIPQVLDAASTLLRDVFEPRGRHARTALGHQVMPLDAPVMLGFLAELVSG; translated from the coding sequence ATGCCGATCAGCGCCGATCCGCCGACCTTTGCGTCCTCGACGTTCAACTCAGCCCCGTCGGAGGGTCATGGCATCGCCATGCGGTCACCTGCCTCGGGACTGCCCATGGAGCGGCTGGCGGCCTTGGGTCTTCAATTGCCACCACCGGCACTGCCGGTCGGCGCCTACGAGCCGTGGCAACGCGTGGGGACGCTCATCACCACCTCGTTTCAATTGCCCTGGCAGGGCGACCGGCTGGCCTTCACCGGCCGGCTGGGCGAGACGCTGTCGATCATGCAGGGCCGTGAGGCCGCGGTGTTCTGCGCGCTGCAAGGCATGGCTCAGCTGGCCTCAGCCGCTGATGGCGATCTGAATCGCATCCGGCTGATCCGCGTGGATGGTCATGTGGGTTGCGTGCCGGGCTTTCGGCACATTCCGCAGGTGCTGGATGCGGCGTCCACCTTGCTGAGGGACGTCTTTGAACCCCGGGGCCGGCATGCGCGTACTGCGCTTGGGCATCAGGTCATGCCGCTGGACGCCCCAGTGATGCTGGGGTTTCTGGCTGAACTTGTTTCGGGCTGA